Below is a genomic region from Culicoides brevitarsis isolate CSIRO-B50_1 chromosome 2, AGI_CSIRO_Cbre_v1, whole genome shotgun sequence.
TCCATTGTGGAAGTACTGTAAATGGCAGAAAGAGGCGATTCGGtatccaacaaaaatttattggtcTTGCCTCGGTGATCCAAATCGTGACATAAACATCCAACAAAGAGAGCAAGTCGctaaaaacacaagaaaaatttattaaaaaattattttttaagaaaaaaaattaacaaacctCATTTTGTCTGAAGATATCCGGAGCTTTTTTGATGATAGTATACATTGTGTTCGCCACCGAGAAGCCATGCCCCCAATTATGATACGGAACTCttctgtaatttttcttcactgTCAACGTAAATCTGATTATCGTCGTTTTATCGAAGCGTTCCAGCCCGAAAAGATCGATAAACATATAAACGGTATGCGCAGCTTTCTCAAAATCCGACAAAACGTACggacaaaagaagaaattatcaATGTCATCAACTGCTTTTTGGATATCCATCTCCATGCAACGATTCACTTCGTCTTCCGTGCACGAATTGTGATAGCTGAGCACTTCCAAGGCAACTTTGTACTTGTGTTCCGACTTTTTTATCTTGTCAAAGAGCTTCGCGTGGTGCAACGCCAAGCCACAATACACGGCAAACGTTTCAAATGCCTCCTCATCTTCCGTCGTGAACGACCCCGTTAACTTATTGACCATTTGAACGACACCAATTACGACGTCCTTGATGAAAATCGGCATGCAAAGTATCGATTCCGTCTTGTATCCGGTCAATTTATCGATGGAATTGTTAAAACGCGGATCTTGATAAGCATTGACGACATTAACGACCTCGCCTGTTTCTGCCACATAACCGGCGATGCCTTTTCCGATGGGAAAACGGATTTCTTGCGACTTGTCTTGCATCGCATTGTCAGCTCCGACATCAAAAAGTGTCGCATAAACCTCTTGTTTCTTCGTGTCGACGAGAAAAAGTGACGCGCGATCCGCATTTACGAGTCGCTGAGcgaaattcatgatttttgtcATCAAAGTATCCATTGAGACCATGTCTTGGAACATCGAACGAACAACTACGAGCAAGAAATCGTTcaatttcttctgtttttccaTCGTTGTGAAGCAATCGGCGTAATGAAGAGCCACACCGCCCCATACAAGGTAACTATAAACCAATTCCTCTTCTTGTTCGAAGAATTTCCACGTGCAACTACGACGCCAGAACTCGACAACGCCAACTAATTTGCCATCCGGGTGCTGAACTGCTTGACACATCAAATGCGCCATTTCTCCTTTTGCCGGTAAGCCATCGGGGAAACGTGGATCTGTGTCTCCTTTGGAAATTCTGACAGGTTGACGTGTTTCGGCGACGTGATACGGGATTAAGGCTTGTTTTCGATCCACTTTTTCGATGATAGTTTTGCCGACTTTTTCTCCCACGTACAGCGAAAGTTGCAAGTCGTCGGGAGAATTGTCGTTTAGGTATAAGCGGAAGCCATCGGCGCCGACAGCTGTTGAAATGCACGCGATGAGTTCCCATAAGACGTGTTTCCCCTTGGAATGGAGACGAATTGACTGTGAAAGTTCTTCCAACATTTGTCGTTTGTCGGAGTAAACGCAGTATGGAGTcattctgaaaagaaaaaaaaaacggaaatttagtcaaaaatttaagggtAAGagcatatataataattttgacagttaaaaattgacaaatgtcaaactattttcagtaaaatttcaatttgaaattattttaaagattttctaaggtaatttttggtattaactttccatttttatctttataatactcaaaaatcaagaatttatcaaaaaattttgacagctgtcaaatctctttctgtcaaaatttttgaaactcaaattattttcaagccaatttttaatttttaagcaattttaagattatttttaataaaaattacatgtttCTAACcttaaaaatgctttaaaattcaatttatgataaaaattttgacagctgtcaatttaactctgttaaatttttaaaaaataaaaaaaaaactaataaattaagtagtttcaaaattttaaaataattttttagcttatttttttaagaatttttgtaaaaaaaattaaagaaaatgtaaaaaaattgattttttatccaaaaatttgatagctgtcaaaatattttgacaaatacctgattgatgaaatttcaatcatcaaaaaaaaatttttaagacaaattttatttttttattaatttttaagaaattttaaggttaataatgtcaaaaaataaattataaacaaagtatatttgacagctgtcaatttgtttctgtcaaattttttaacaagtaaaatattttttttaactcttcaattgttaagaattttttaagctatttttaagaactttataggttaaaaatttcaaaaaattaaatttgcagtaaaatatttgacattgacagctgtcaaaatctctaaaaaatgtctcaaaattttgacaactgaagtaaaattttaagtttttttaagacatttaatatcataatttaacatttttagctttaaaatttttaaaaataaaaatttataaaaaaaaattttgacatttgtcaaCTGTCAAAGTTACTCTATATGTTCACTccctcaaaaaatttgcaattattacttatcaatatttttattttcattgctTTCAAGTTCCTTTCGGCTTCCAAGACGCCGTATCACCCATTTTTGTAATTCCTCCAAACCcacattttcaatcaaaaaatgttccaaAAACTCCGGATGgtgtttcaaatatttcccAACCGAATCCGACGAAATTtctgcagaaaaaaagaatttaaaaacacTTGAAATCGATTTGTCGTAAATTAAATACCGTCTCCGTTACCTGCCATGTTAATACTGAGTAATACTGTCTGTCGCTCGtaaccaaataaaataattaaacgggaaaaattcttgagtaatttttagttaattgtCAATTTATTGGAACTCCCACAACGAAATGTAAaagaaagagtttttttttgatgttttcccTTCGACACTTTGCACTGAAATAACTCGAGTGTCCCCTTTTTACTGTCTTGCAAGCAATCAGGCGCGCACACTTGAacgtaattttaattgaatttcatttcaataagTCGTTAAATTCATTTCGCACGCAATCATCATCAATATCTTTCGTTGTAAGTTGGTAGGTATGGTTgtcctttgttgttgttgttgcgtttTAACTCTTCGAAGACGTCGTTCGTTGGACTTTACATTACAAATTATTATCTATTATGACGAAGGTGACGGGTTTTTACTGATAAATATCTCtggaaattcacttttttttacttttcctgcgacatttttcaatgaaattcacgaaaaattcactttttcaattttttcttcgttcaaaTCGCATTTTAAGtccataaaattaacaattttcattacaaatgttagaaattaattttctgcatgttcactttacattttttttttattacaacgcGCCTCATTGATATTTACACTGCGGCAgatacacaaaataaatacaaaattacaattttttttacgcagacacgaaaaaaaccGTCGAATTTACTCGAAATTTATGACTATTTCACCTGAAGGCAAGAAAGCGACTGAGGGcccgttaaaaatattgacaaaaataacgCCAATGATGCATTTTTCGTGTTCGGTTGTTCGGTACGACGCGCAATTGACGCGATCTGACCGACTAAATTAATGTCCAAACAAACACACGAGGCGCGTACACgaagaaataataaagaattttaaaagaaatatttacataGCGCACGAGTCGAGCACTCAAATGCATCGCAAAAGACGAGAAACTCGAATgagcataaaattttgtgaatgaatttCTAATGTAAATGTACGATGaacagcagaaaaaataaaaaattataaaaaaaaatattttaaaaagatgcttttttataaagggccctaaaaagttgaaaataaacgaaaatttttagaaaaatttaagtaaaagaaaaaatattcgagtccaacagtttcattttaattacttcaacttttataaaaagttttggcCTCTCatgcttttttcttttacttaaatttttctaaaaattttctttaaaatattttttttataattttttattttatactttttagttcgtttttaataaataaaaagcatctttttaaaatgttttttttttataattttttattttttactttttagtcccaatgcacaatctaaaactttgtcccaatgcacattctaaaactttgtcccaatgcacattctaaaactttgtcccaatgcacattctaaaactttgtcccaatgcacattctaaaaccttgtcccaatgcacattctaaaactttgtcccaatgcacattctaaaactttgtcccaatgcacaatcttgtcccaatgcacattctaaaacattgccccaatgcacattctaaaaccttgtcccaatgcacattctaaaaccttgccccaatgcacattctgagtCTCTCTCGGAATTACCAATGAGCCCGCTACCCTAATGCGCTGAAAAGTAACAACGCCATCTGTATCCTCAGTATGTAACTAAAAGCGTGACACGATGACAAACAGACACCAttggaatttcaataaaaagcatataaaaacgaaaaatgagagaaattttttattacttggcGCGGGACACCTCATAATAAGTAtagaaacaatttatttttttcgatataaaatgtaaacaattgCCACAGCTCGGGTGTTTGGCAAACAATCTATATCTCACACTCTGTTAACGCGAGCACAATCGGCGTTAATGAGCAGTCGACTCGATAAATATTCGCGCGGCGGTAGAGTGTttactcaatatttttttttctacattttcggTATGAGCTAATGATACAaagtaatgaataataattagatTTCAATTAGATgactgtgattttttttggatgagactcaagacaaatatttgtattgAACTGAACTGAGTtgcttataaatatttaggatttttttttatgaagagctttgtttgtttttaaagagtttttctatttatgatgatttttaagtcTCAATTAGTCTAAGACAtttcttttagaaatttatgtgTTTACAAGAGTTTTAATGTCTGTCCGTTACTTATTGTTAATGATGATCGTTAACTTTTAATGTGTTTGTGGTTGTCAACCGAATAATTAGCTAATTATGAatgtttttcgatgtttttctaTGATTTCAATGCGCATGTGTTCGTATTCTAATGAAATGGTCGTTAGCGTATTCAAAGATTGCTTTCGTTGTACAaaggcataaaaaaatttgttctttataagttttagttttgaaatttatctttaCGACTTTCCATCGTCGAACATTGGGCACGTATAATTGCTCTTTTTATCTCGATAATACTATCGATAATTTCCTTGTtattaggaaaaaatatttttcttgtatttaaattgattgGTTTTTAGGTTCATTAGAATCAACtatggcattagaaacaacttttgttttggactttttctaaattttgcgttttcgatgtacaggagccatttaaagatgttagcaaaaaaaattgatgaaaaaaaaaatcctcttattatgagggctcacataccgatttttcaaattttttcaacttttgtagatcacggttctccagctcaaattgaaggttttgacattagaaacaacttttgttttggactttttctaaattttgcgtttccgatgtacaggagccatttaaagatgttagcaaaaaaaattgatgaaaaaaaaatcctcttattatgagggctcacataccgatttttcaaaattttttcaacttttgtagatcacggttctccagctcaaattgaaggttttgacattagaaacaacttttgttttggactttttctaaattttgcgtttccgatgtacaggagccatttaaagatgttagcaaaaaaaattgatgaaaaaaaaatcctcttattatgagggctcacataccgatttttcaaaattttttcaacttttgtagatcacggttctccagctcaaattgaaggttttgacattagaaacaacttttgttttggactttttctaaattttgcgtttccgatgtacaggagccatttaaagatgttagcaaaaaaaaattgatgaaaaaaaaaatcctcttattatgagggctcacataccgatttttcaaatttttttcaacttttgtagatcacggttctccagctcaaattgaaggttttgacattagaaacaacttttgttttggactttttctaaattttgcgtttccgatgtacaggagccatttaaagatgttagcaaaaaaaattgatgaaaaaaaaatcctcttattatgagggctcacataccgatttttcaaaattttttcaacttttgtagatcacggttctccagctcaaattgaaggttttgacattagaaacaacttttgttttggactttttctaaattttgcgtttccgatgtacaggagccatttaaagatgttagcaaaaaaaattgatgaaaaaaaaatcctcttattatgagggctcacataccgatttttcaaaattttttcaacttttgtagatcacggttctccagctcaaattgaaggttttgacattagaaacaacttttgttttggactttttctaaattttgcgtttccgatgtacaggagccatttaaagatgttagcaaaaaaaattgatgaaaaaaaaatcctcttattatgagggctcacataccgatttttcaaaattttttcaacttttgtagatcacggttctccagctcaaattgaaggttttgacattagaaacaacttttgttttggactttttctaaattttgcgtttccgatgtacaggagccatttaaagatgttagcaaaaaaaattgatgaaaaaaaaatcctcttattatgagggctcacataccgatttttcaaaattttttcaacttttgtagatcacggttctccagctcaaattgaaggttttgacattagaaacaacttttgttttggactttttctaaattttgcgtttccgatgtacaggagccatttaaagatgttagcaaaaaaaattgatgaaaaaaaaaaatcctcttattatgagggcttttgtagatcacggttctccagctcaaattgaaggttttggcattagaaacaacttttgttttggatttttctaaattttgcgttttcgatgcaggaaaaaatgttagcaaaaaaaattgatgaaaaaaaaatcctcttattatgagggctcacataccgatttttcaaaattttttcaacttttgtagatcacggttctccagctcaaattgaaggttttgacattagaaacaacttttgttttggactttttctaaattttgcgtttccgatgtacaggagccatttaaagatgttagcaaaaaaaattgatgaaaaaaaaaatcctcttattatgagggctcacataccgatttttcaaaattttttcaacttttgtagatcacggttctccagctcaaattgaaggttttgacattagaaacaacttttgttttggactttttctaaattttgcgtttccgatgtacaggagccatttaaagatgttagcaaaaaaaaattgatgaaaaaaaaaattcttattatgagggctcaaacaaaaaaatcagatttggaggttcaaactctgattttttttgcaagtaattttttgatcagtttaagcctaaaattgaaaaatattcattctaaagttgacttttgttcattttgcgTTTCAGatgtttggaggttcaaactctgattttttttgcaagtcactttttgataagttttatgcctaaaattgaataaatattaattctaaagttgatttctgttcatattgggtcgatatttgacgtaaatattcattctaaagttgatttctgttcatattgggtcgatatttgacgaaacaaaaaaatcagagtttggaggttcaaactctgattttttttgcaagtcattttttgaccagttttaagcctaaaattgaataaatattcattctaaagttgatttctgttcatattgggtcgatatttgacgaaacaaaaaaatcagagtttggaggttcaaactctgattttttttgcaagtcattttttgaccagttttaagcctaaaattgaataaatattaattctaaagttgatttctaatcattttgggtcgatatttgacgaaacaaaaaaatcagagtttggaggttcaaactctgattttttttgcaagtcattttttgaccagttttaagcctaaaattgaataaatattcattctaaagttgatttctgttcatattgggtcgatatttgacgaaacaaaaaaatcagagtttggaggttcaaactctgattttttttgcaagtcattttttgaccagttttaagcctaaaattgaataaatattcattctaaagttgatttctgttcatattgggtcgatatttgacgaaacaaaaaaatcagagtttggaggttcaaactctgattttttttgcaagtcattttttgaccagttttaagcctaaaattgaataaatattcattctaaagttgatttctgttcatattgggtcgatatttgacgaaacaaaaaaatcagagtttggaggttcaaactctgattttttttgcaagtcattttttgaccagttttaagcctaaaattgaataaatattcattctaaagttgatttttgttcatattgggtcgatatttgacgaaacaaaaaaatcagagtttggaggttcaaactctgattttttttgcaagtcattttttgaccagttttaagcctaaaattgaataaatattcattctaaagttgatttctgttcatattgggtcgatatttgacgaaacaaaaaaatcagagtttggaggttcaaactctgattttttttgcaagtcattttttgaccagttttaagcctaaaattgaataaatattcattctaaagttgatttctgttcatattgggtcgatatttgacgaaacaaaaaaatcagaggttcaaatattcattctaaagttgatttcctgTTATTATCAcaaaccgatttttcaaatttttttcaacttctagttttaagcctaaaggttcattgattttttttgcaagtcattttttcaaataaaattcattcaaaagttgatttctgttcatattgggtcgatatttgacgaaacaaaaaaatcagagtttggaggttcaaactctgattttttttgcaagtcattttttgaccagttttaagcctaaaattgaataaatattcattctaaagttgatttctgttcatattgggtcgatatttgacgaaacaaaaaaatcagagtttggaggttcaaactctgattttttttgcaagtcattttttgatttttttttgcaaaagttgatttctgttcatattgggagtcaaacttgattttttttgcaagtcattttttgaccagttttaagcctaaaattgaataaatattcattctaaagttgatttctgttcatattgggtcgatatttgacgaaacaaaaaaatcagagtttggaggttcaatgaaaaaaaaattaagtcaaaatcctcttattatgagggctcacataccgatttttcaaaattttttcaacttttgtagatcacggttctccagctcaaattgaaggttttggcattagaaacaacttttgttttggactttttctaaattttgcgtttccgatgtacaggagccatttaaagattcagttcattaatttatgaactaaaaataattagaaaattaaaatcttacctGTCAAGCtccttctaaaaatttatccatttgaGCCCTTTTAGTATCCATCCCTGAATTACCTTTCCTTTGTATCCGTCACTGCATTAATTCAGCacatattatttgaaattcgtttttaaaaaagataagcTTCTTCCCAacttccttaaaaaataaatctttccTAATCtccttttcattcattaaatatttcaagtgcACATAatctatcaaaatattttgacaattatCAAAACCAAACATTTCTCAGAATGTTAATTGCTGATAACAAATATCGACTGAATAATAaccgaaaataataatcaacattCGATAAGATTGGTCTAAAATTGCCCAAAAAACTATGGATAAGATTATTTATTGCTCTGTCAGTATTAAACGACCATTCATTTAATCAACACgcagaaaaatttccttcgatgaaatattttttgacattttttctaatttttagttttatctcAGCGTTTTTAGCTTTGGAATGTTACGTTTGTCCTTCTGATGATCTGTCGTGCGTTTTTGAGCCgacaaaaactgaaatttgtgATTCGCCCGATGCAAAGTGTGCAACATGGATTCAACGTGAGTTtcgatttttatgagaaaaaataaaatttaaagaatttttttcagcttcaaGTCGAAAAACGGTTCGTGGATGTGTAGATTCAAACACCGAAATATCAGAAATGATCGAAACGTGTCTTTGCGGAACAGATAAATGCAACAATGGGGTATGTCCGAAACAGAGATTGCAATGTTTGAGTTGTGAGGGAGACGAATGCAACTCAAAAGTTGAATTTAGACCTTGTTTATACTACGAACCTGATGATTTGTGTTATGCTGTAGTCGATAgtaagctaaaaatttgaaattttcaacgatttttaataaaattttattttagacgaTGGAAAAACTTACCGTGGATGTCTTTCCGATGCAAAAATCGATACTCCAGGCACTCAAGTTTGTACAAGACTCGGAGATCTTTGTCAAAAAGGGCTTACAAATGATCAACCAAGCACTTCCAGCTTCGAATGTGTCAAATGTGAATCAAATTCTAATGATCCCTCATGTGCAAGTGAAACTAAAACGACTTTTTGTGAGGAAATCCTTCTCGGGCGTAAAGCTGAATGCTATACAATTGCCACAGAAGACAAAATAATTCGAGATTGTTACTCAGGAACTTCAGAAATTGCAAAATGTGACGCCGCACgtgaaaattgtaagaaatgtTCGAATACAGGATGCAATAATGAGCCTTTCCGTTCACTTAAATGCCGAAAATGCGAAAGTTGTTCATCCACAAATCcagaaaatgatgaattttgttACGTTAGCCCTGAAAATGAGCAGAATTTGGCGTGTTATCACAAAGTAGaaggtaataaaatatttttcagattagatcaaaaattttttttgattaaattgacataaaaatgactcaccattaatttttttgtttacaaatattGCAGATGACGTCGTTTCGAAAGGTTGTTTGAGTTCTCTTCCCATAGCGATGCAGgaaaaatgcttgaaaaacAGCGAGGAATGCAAAATTTGTCGCGAACCTTCGTGCAACTCGAAAAATTCGTTTCAAGAATGTTTTCGTTGCAACTCACAATCCGAtccaaattgctcaaaaatgacTTCTGCCATCCTGAGCGTCGTTTGTGAGTCCTATGTCGATAAATGTGCGACCTGGATCGACTCTGAAGGCGTCACTCATCGAGATTGTCAACAATTTGCACCGGAAAATGTCTTTTCCTGCGCCTCGAATCTCTGTAATGGCGAAATTTTTCCCATAAATCGTCTTCAGTGTCATCAATGCGACGGGCTGGAATg
It encodes:
- the LOC134830547 gene encoding probable 3',5'-cyclic phosphodiesterase pde-5 isoform X1, which produces MAGNGDEISSDSVGKYLKHHPEFLEHFLIENVGLEELQKWVIRRLGSRKELESNENKNIDKMTPYCVYSDKRQMLEELSQSIRLHSKGKHVLWELIACISTAVGADGFRLYLNDNSPDDLQLSLYVGEKVGKTIIEKVDRKQALIPYHVAETRQPVRISKGDTDPRFPDGLPAKGEMAHLMCQAVQHPDGKLVGVVEFWRRSCTWKFFEQEEELVYSYLVWGGVALHYADCFTTMEKQKKLNDFLLVVVRSMFQDMVSMDTLMTKIMNFAQRLVNADRASLFLVDTKKQEVYATLFDVGADNAMQDKSQEIRFPIGKGIAGYVAETGEVVNVVNAYQDPRFNNSIDKLTGYKTESILCMPIFIKDVVIGVVQMVNKLTGSFTTEDEEAFETFAVYCGLALHHAKLFDKIKKSEHKYKVALEVLSYHNSCTEDEVNRCMEMDIQKAVDDIDNFFFCPYVLSDFEKAAHTVYMFIDLFGLERFDKTTIIRFTLTVKKNYRRVPYHNWGHGFSVANTMYTIIKKAPDIFRQNERLALFVGCLCHDLDHRGKTNKFLLDTESPLSAIYSTSTMEHHHFNQTVTILQQEGHNIFSKLSSTEYKQLLSLVKHCILATDLALFFPNKSKLEELVDTQTFSWSKLEHRLLISAVSMTSADLSASAKPWEIQEKTVKVIFEEFYIQGDAEKEAGRKPIPMMDRTRADYQASCQVDFIKGICIPCYKLLNRLIPETEPMLLKCEENLKTWETIMECYKKLEQSVPILKDYVKQKKINL
- the LOC134830547 gene encoding probable 3',5'-cyclic phosphodiesterase pde-5 isoform X2 → MAEISSDSVGKYLKHHPEFLEHFLIENVGLEELQKWVIRRLGSRKELESNENKNIDKMTPYCVYSDKRQMLEELSQSIRLHSKGKHVLWELIACISTAVGADGFRLYLNDNSPDDLQLSLYVGEKVGKTIIEKVDRKQALIPYHVAETRQPVRISKGDTDPRFPDGLPAKGEMAHLMCQAVQHPDGKLVGVVEFWRRSCTWKFFEQEEELVYSYLVWGGVALHYADCFTTMEKQKKLNDFLLVVVRSMFQDMVSMDTLMTKIMNFAQRLVNADRASLFLVDTKKQEVYATLFDVGADNAMQDKSQEIRFPIGKGIAGYVAETGEVVNVVNAYQDPRFNNSIDKLTGYKTESILCMPIFIKDVVIGVVQMVNKLTGSFTTEDEEAFETFAVYCGLALHHAKLFDKIKKSEHKYKVALEVLSYHNSCTEDEVNRCMEMDIQKAVDDIDNFFFCPYVLSDFEKAAHTVYMFIDLFGLERFDKTTIIRFTLTVKKNYRRVPYHNWGHGFSVANTMYTIIKKAPDIFRQNERLALFVGCLCHDLDHRGKTNKFLLDTESPLSAIYSTSTMEHHHFNQTVTILQQEGHNIFSKLSSTEYKQLLSLVKHCILATDLALFFPNKSKLEELVDTQTFSWSKLEHRLLISAVSMTSADLSASAKPWEIQEKTVKVIFEEFYIQGDAEKEAGRKPIPMMDRTRADYQASCQVDFIKGICIPCYKLLNRLIPETEPMLLKCEENLKTWETIMECYKKLEQSVPILKDYVKQKKINL